The following coding sequences lie in one Thermoleophilia bacterium genomic window:
- a CDS encoding bifunctional nuclease family protein: MNVQEMVIYGVSFDVIGKQPIVLLKTMEGNKFLPIWIGHPEAAAILIKLQGTSLPRPMTHDLLTSVIGSFNAEVSRITVTELKESTFYAKLTLTKDGDEIEVDSRPSDALALAVRTEAPIYASTQLIDENAIEFEREVDDTEEIVESFRDFLESVSPDDFIGATATPDEVAFAEDEDDDEFDDEEDEGYDDDEDAEDEDDDEFDDLDDEDEGPYR, from the coding sequence ATGAATGTGCAAGAGATGGTCATCTACGGCGTAAGTTTCGACGTCATCGGCAAGCAGCCCATCGTGCTGCTCAAGACGATGGAGGGAAACAAGTTCCTTCCTATATGGATCGGCCATCCTGAGGCTGCTGCCATTCTGATCAAGCTCCAGGGAACGAGTCTGCCGCGGCCGATGACGCATGATCTCCTCACGAGTGTCATCGGCAGCTTCAACGCCGAGGTCTCGCGCATCACGGTGACCGAACTTAAGGAGAGCACCTTCTACGCAAAGCTCACACTCACGAAGGACGGTGACGAGATCGAGGTCGACTCGCGCCCGAGCGATGCTCTAGCGCTCGCCGTGAGGACTGAGGCACCCATCTATGCATCCACGCAACTCATCGACGAGAATGCCATCGAGTTCGAGCGCGAGGTTGACGACACCGAGGAGATTGTCGAGAGTTTTCGCGACTTTCTCGAGAGCGTGTCGCCAGACGACTTCATTGGGGCGACTGCGACACCCGACGAGGTTGCGTTCGCCGAGGACGAGGACGACGACGAGTTCGATGACGAGGAAGACGAAGGCTACGACGACGACGAGGACGCCGAGGACGAGGACGACGACGAGTTCGACGACCTCGACGACGAAGACGAAGGCCCGTACCGTTGA